Proteins encoded in a region of the Falco rusticolus isolate bFalRus1 chromosome 12, bFalRus1.pri, whole genome shotgun sequence genome:
- the PPP4R3B gene encoding serine/threonine-protein phosphatase 4 regulatory subunit 3B isoform X1, with protein sequence MSDTRRRVKVYTLNEDRQWDDRGTGHVSSTYVERLKGMSLLVRAESDGSLLLESKINPNTAYQKQQDTLIVWSEAENYDLALSFQEKAGCDEIWEKICQVQGKDPSVEVTQDLIESEEEHIEEMPETSPLIDLPTCELNKLEEIADLVTSVLSSPIRREKLALALENEGYIKKLLQLFQVCENLENTEGLHHLYEIIRGILFLNKATLFEVMFSDECIMDVVGCLEYDPSLAQPKRHREFLTKTAKFKEVIPITDSELRQKIHQTYRVQYIQDIILPTPSVFEENFLSTLTSFIFFNKVEIVSMLQEDEKFLSEVFAQLTDEATDDDKRCELVNFFKEFCAFSQTLQPQNRDAFFKTLAKLGILPALEIVMGMDDLQVRSAATDIFSYLVEFSPSMVREFVMQEAQQSDDDILLINVVIEQMICDTDPELGGAVQLMGLLRTLIDPENMLATANVRKYKGKTEKSEFLNFFYNHCMHVLTAPLLANTSEDKCEKDAVVGSTKSNTVCPDNYQTAQLLALILELLTFCVEHHTYHIKNYIMNKDLLRRVLVLMNSKHTFLALCALRFMRRIIGLKDEFYNRYITKGNLFEPVINALLDNGTRYNLLNSAVIELFEFIRVEDIKSLIAHIVENFYNALESIEYVQTFKGLKTKYEQEKDRQNQKLNSVPSILRSNRFRRDARALEEDEEMWFNEDEEEEGEAVVPPIEKSKQEDDFPDSYEKFMETKKAKESEDKENLPKRTSAGGFKFTFSHSASAANGANGANSKSMAAQTSPASSNGSSSKNTTLTTTVTATKGSLVGLVDYPDDEDDDEEEEASPRKRPRLGS encoded by the exons GTTCGTTACTGTTAGAATCGAAGATAAATCCAAATACTGCATATCAAAAACAGCAG GACACCCTGATTGTTTggtcagaagcagaaaattatgATTTAGCACtgagttttcaagaaaaagctGGCTGTGATGAAATCTGGGAAAAAATCTGTCAG GTTCAAGGTAAAGATCCTTCAGTGGAAGTCACGCAGGACCTTATTGAGTCAGAAGAGGAACACATAGAAGAAATGCCTGAAACTAGTCCTTTGATTGACCTTCCTACTTGTGAACTCAACAAACTTGAAGAGATTGCTGACCTAGTTACCTCTGTTCTCTCCTCACCCATCCGTAGAGAAAAGCTAGCGCTGGCCTTGGAGAATGAAGGCTATATTAAAAAACTACTACAGCTTTTCCAGGTCTGCGAGAATCTGGAGAACACCGAAGGCTTACATCATCTGTATGAAATCATTAGAGGAATTTTGTTCCTCAACAAAGCAACTCTGTTTGAGGTGATGTTTTCCGATGAGTGTATTATGGATGTTGTTGGATGCCTTGAGTATGATCCTTCCTTGGCTCAGCCAAAACGGCACAGGGAGTTCTTGaccaaaacagcaaaatttaagGAGGTTATTCCTATAACAGACTCTGAACTCAGGCAAAAAATCCACCAGACTTACAGGGTACAATATATTCAGGACATCATCTTACCGACACCATCTGTTTTTgaagagaattttctttctaccctcacttcctttattttcttcaacaaaGTTGAGATTGTCAGTATGTTGCAG GAAGACGAGAAATTTTTGTCTGAAGTTTTTGCACAATTAACAGATGAAGCTACAGATGATGACAAGCGATGTGAATTG GTTAACTTTTTCAAGGAATTCTGCGCATTTTCTCAGACGTTACAACCTCAAAACAgagatgcatttttcaaaactttggCAAAGTTGGGAATTCTTCCAGCTCTTGAAATTGTAATG gGAATGGATGATCTGCAAGTTAGATCTGCTGCTACAGATATATTTTCTTATCTGGTAGAATTTAGTCCATCCATGGTCCGAGAATTTGTAATGCAAGAGGCCCAGCAGAGTGATGAT GATATCCTCCTCATCAATGTGGTCATTGAGCAGATGATCTGCGATACTGATCCTGAACTTGGGGGAGCCGTTCAGTTAATGGGCCTTTTGCGTACTCTGATAGACCCAGAGAATATGTTGGCCACAGCTaatgtaagaaaatacaaaggg aaaacagaaaaaagtgaatttctCAATTTCTTCTACAACCATTGTATGCACGTCCTTACTGCACCGCTACTGGCTAATACATCGGAAGATAAATGTGAAAAAG ATGCAGTAGTTGGGTCCACTAAGAGTAATACAGTTTGTCCTG ATAATTATCAAACGGCACAACTACTTGCCTTAATTTTGGAGCTGCTTACTTTTTGTGTGGAACACCACACGTATCACATCAAGAATTACATTATGAACAAAGATTTGCTAAGAAGAGTACTGGTCTTGATGAATTCAAAACACACATTTCTGGCCTTGT GCGCTCTTCGCTTTATGAGGAGAATAATTGGTCTAAAAGATGAATTTTATAACCGTTATATCACCAAGGGAAACCTGTTTGAACCAGTTATAAATGCTCTGTTGGATAATGGAACTAGATACAATCTGCTCAACTCTGCTGTGATTGAGCTGTTTGAATTCATCAGAGTG GAAGATATCAAGTCCCTTATTGCACATATAGTTGAAAACTTTTATAATGCACTTGAATCTATCGAATATGTTCAGACATTCAAGGGACTGAAGACAAAATACGAGCAAGAAAAAGACcgacaaaaccagaaactgaaCAG TGTTCCATCTATATTGCGTAGCAATAGATTTCGCAGAGATGCAAGAGCCTTagaggaggatgaagaaatGTGGTTCAATGAAGACGAAGAGGAAGAAGGTGAAGCTGTTGTGCCTCCAATTGAGAAGTCAAAACAGGAGGATGATTTTCCAGATAGCTATGAAAAATTTATGGAAACTAAAAAAG CTAAGGAGAGTGAAGACAAAGAGAATCTTCCAAAAAGGACTTCAGCTGGGGGATTCAAATTCACTTTTTCCCACTCAGCCAGCGCAGCCAATGGTGCAAACGGTGCAAACAGTAAATCCATGGCAGCTCAGACGTCACCAGCAAGCTCCAACGGCTCCTCTTCAAAGAACACAACCCTGACCACAACGGTGACAGCCACCAAG GGAAGTCTAGTTGGCCTAGTGGATTATCctgatgatgaagatgatgatgaagaagAGGAGGCATCTCCAAGGAAAAGACCACGTCTGGGTTCATAA
- the PPP4R3B gene encoding serine/threonine-protein phosphatase 4 regulatory subunit 3B isoform X4, with translation MSDTRRRVKVYTLNEDRQWDDRGTGHVSSTYVERLKGMSLLVRAESDGSLLLESKINPNTAYQKQQDTLIVWSEAENYDLALSFQEKAGCDEIWEKICQVQGKDPSVEVTQDLIESEEEHIEEMPETSPLIDLPTCELNKLEEIADLVTSVLSSPIRREKLALALENEGYIKKLLQLFQVCENLENTEGLHHLYEIIRGILFLNKATLFEVMFSDECIMDVVGCLEYDPSLAQPKRHREFLTKTAKFKEVIPITDSELRQKIHQTYRVQYIQDIILPTPSVFEENFLSTLTSFIFFNKVEIVSMLQEDEKFLSEVFAQLTDEATDDDKRCELVNFFKEFCAFSQTLQPQNRDAFFKTLAKLGILPALEIVMGMDDLQVRSAATDIFSYLVEFSPSMVREFVMQEAQQSDDDILLINVVIEQMICDTDPELGGAVQLMGLLRTLIDPENMLATANKTEKSEFLNFFYNHCMHVLTAPLLANTSEDKCEKDAVVGSTKSNTVCPDNYQTAQLLALILELLTFCVEHHTYHIKNYIMNKDLLRRVLVLMNSKHTFLALCALRFMRRIIGLKDEFYNRYITKGNLFEPVINALLDNGTRYNLLNSAVIELFEFIRVEDIKSLIAHIVENFYNALESIEYVQTFKGLKTKYEQEKDRQNQKLNSNRFRRDARALEEDEEMWFNEDEEEEGEAVVPPIEKSKQEDDFPDSYEKFMETKKAKESEDKENLPKRTSAGGFKFTFSHSASAANGANGANSKSMAAQTSPASSNGSSSKNTTLTTTVTATKGSLVGLVDYPDDEDDDEEEEASPRKRPRLGS, from the exons GTTCGTTACTGTTAGAATCGAAGATAAATCCAAATACTGCATATCAAAAACAGCAG GACACCCTGATTGTTTggtcagaagcagaaaattatgATTTAGCACtgagttttcaagaaaaagctGGCTGTGATGAAATCTGGGAAAAAATCTGTCAG GTTCAAGGTAAAGATCCTTCAGTGGAAGTCACGCAGGACCTTATTGAGTCAGAAGAGGAACACATAGAAGAAATGCCTGAAACTAGTCCTTTGATTGACCTTCCTACTTGTGAACTCAACAAACTTGAAGAGATTGCTGACCTAGTTACCTCTGTTCTCTCCTCACCCATCCGTAGAGAAAAGCTAGCGCTGGCCTTGGAGAATGAAGGCTATATTAAAAAACTACTACAGCTTTTCCAGGTCTGCGAGAATCTGGAGAACACCGAAGGCTTACATCATCTGTATGAAATCATTAGAGGAATTTTGTTCCTCAACAAAGCAACTCTGTTTGAGGTGATGTTTTCCGATGAGTGTATTATGGATGTTGTTGGATGCCTTGAGTATGATCCTTCCTTGGCTCAGCCAAAACGGCACAGGGAGTTCTTGaccaaaacagcaaaatttaagGAGGTTATTCCTATAACAGACTCTGAACTCAGGCAAAAAATCCACCAGACTTACAGGGTACAATATATTCAGGACATCATCTTACCGACACCATCTGTTTTTgaagagaattttctttctaccctcacttcctttattttcttcaacaaaGTTGAGATTGTCAGTATGTTGCAG GAAGACGAGAAATTTTTGTCTGAAGTTTTTGCACAATTAACAGATGAAGCTACAGATGATGACAAGCGATGTGAATTG GTTAACTTTTTCAAGGAATTCTGCGCATTTTCTCAGACGTTACAACCTCAAAACAgagatgcatttttcaaaactttggCAAAGTTGGGAATTCTTCCAGCTCTTGAAATTGTAATG gGAATGGATGATCTGCAAGTTAGATCTGCTGCTACAGATATATTTTCTTATCTGGTAGAATTTAGTCCATCCATGGTCCGAGAATTTGTAATGCAAGAGGCCCAGCAGAGTGATGAT GATATCCTCCTCATCAATGTGGTCATTGAGCAGATGATCTGCGATACTGATCCTGAACTTGGGGGAGCCGTTCAGTTAATGGGCCTTTTGCGTACTCTGATAGACCCAGAGAATATGTTGGCCACAGCTaat aaaacagaaaaaagtgaatttctCAATTTCTTCTACAACCATTGTATGCACGTCCTTACTGCACCGCTACTGGCTAATACATCGGAAGATAAATGTGAAAAAG ATGCAGTAGTTGGGTCCACTAAGAGTAATACAGTTTGTCCTG ATAATTATCAAACGGCACAACTACTTGCCTTAATTTTGGAGCTGCTTACTTTTTGTGTGGAACACCACACGTATCACATCAAGAATTACATTATGAACAAAGATTTGCTAAGAAGAGTACTGGTCTTGATGAATTCAAAACACACATTTCTGGCCTTGT GCGCTCTTCGCTTTATGAGGAGAATAATTGGTCTAAAAGATGAATTTTATAACCGTTATATCACCAAGGGAAACCTGTTTGAACCAGTTATAAATGCTCTGTTGGATAATGGAACTAGATACAATCTGCTCAACTCTGCTGTGATTGAGCTGTTTGAATTCATCAGAGTG GAAGATATCAAGTCCCTTATTGCACATATAGTTGAAAACTTTTATAATGCACTTGAATCTATCGAATATGTTCAGACATTCAAGGGACTGAAGACAAAATACGAGCAAGAAAAAGACcgacaaaaccagaaactgaaCAG CAATAGATTTCGCAGAGATGCAAGAGCCTTagaggaggatgaagaaatGTGGTTCAATGAAGACGAAGAGGAAGAAGGTGAAGCTGTTGTGCCTCCAATTGAGAAGTCAAAACAGGAGGATGATTTTCCAGATAGCTATGAAAAATTTATGGAAACTAAAAAAG CTAAGGAGAGTGAAGACAAAGAGAATCTTCCAAAAAGGACTTCAGCTGGGGGATTCAAATTCACTTTTTCCCACTCAGCCAGCGCAGCCAATGGTGCAAACGGTGCAAACAGTAAATCCATGGCAGCTCAGACGTCACCAGCAAGCTCCAACGGCTCCTCTTCAAAGAACACAACCCTGACCACAACGGTGACAGCCACCAAG GGAAGTCTAGTTGGCCTAGTGGATTATCctgatgatgaagatgatgatgaagaagAGGAGGCATCTCCAAGGAAAAGACCACGTCTGGGTTCATAA
- the PPP4R3B gene encoding serine/threonine-protein phosphatase 4 regulatory subunit 3B isoform X3, producing the protein MSDTRRRVKVYTLNEDRQWDDRGTGHVSSTYVERLKGMSLLVRAESDGSLLLESKINPNTAYQKQQDTLIVWSEAENYDLALSFQEKAGCDEIWEKICQVQGKDPSVEVTQDLIESEEEHIEEMPETSPLIDLPTCELNKLEEIADLVTSVLSSPIRREKLALALENEGYIKKLLQLFQVCENLENTEGLHHLYEIIRGILFLNKATLFEVMFSDECIMDVVGCLEYDPSLAQPKRHREFLTKTAKFKEVIPITDSELRQKIHQTYRVQYIQDIILPTPSVFEENFLSTLTSFIFFNKVEIVSMLQEDEKFLSEVFAQLTDEATDDDKRCELVNFFKEFCAFSQTLQPQNRDAFFKTLAKLGILPALEIVMGMDDLQVRSAATDIFSYLVEFSPSMVREFVMQEAQQSDDDILLINVVIEQMICDTDPELGGAVQLMGLLRTLIDPENMLATANVRKYKGKTEKSEFLNFFYNHCMHVLTAPLLANTSEDKCEKDAVVGSTKSNTVCPDNYQTAQLLALILELLTFCVEHHTYHIKNYIMNKDLLRRVLVLMNSKHTFLALCALRFMRRIIGLKDEFYNRYITKGNLFEPVINALLDNGTRYNLLNSAVIELFEFIRVEDIKSLIAHIVENFYNALESIEYVQTFKGLKTKYEQEKDRQNQKLNSNRFRRDARALEEDEEMWFNEDEEEEGEAVVPPIEKSKQEDDFPDSYEKFMETKKAKESEDKENLPKRTSAGGFKFTFSHSASAANGANGANSKSMAAQTSPASSNGSSSKNTTLTTTVTATKGSLVGLVDYPDDEDDDEEEEASPRKRPRLGS; encoded by the exons GTTCGTTACTGTTAGAATCGAAGATAAATCCAAATACTGCATATCAAAAACAGCAG GACACCCTGATTGTTTggtcagaagcagaaaattatgATTTAGCACtgagttttcaagaaaaagctGGCTGTGATGAAATCTGGGAAAAAATCTGTCAG GTTCAAGGTAAAGATCCTTCAGTGGAAGTCACGCAGGACCTTATTGAGTCAGAAGAGGAACACATAGAAGAAATGCCTGAAACTAGTCCTTTGATTGACCTTCCTACTTGTGAACTCAACAAACTTGAAGAGATTGCTGACCTAGTTACCTCTGTTCTCTCCTCACCCATCCGTAGAGAAAAGCTAGCGCTGGCCTTGGAGAATGAAGGCTATATTAAAAAACTACTACAGCTTTTCCAGGTCTGCGAGAATCTGGAGAACACCGAAGGCTTACATCATCTGTATGAAATCATTAGAGGAATTTTGTTCCTCAACAAAGCAACTCTGTTTGAGGTGATGTTTTCCGATGAGTGTATTATGGATGTTGTTGGATGCCTTGAGTATGATCCTTCCTTGGCTCAGCCAAAACGGCACAGGGAGTTCTTGaccaaaacagcaaaatttaagGAGGTTATTCCTATAACAGACTCTGAACTCAGGCAAAAAATCCACCAGACTTACAGGGTACAATATATTCAGGACATCATCTTACCGACACCATCTGTTTTTgaagagaattttctttctaccctcacttcctttattttcttcaacaaaGTTGAGATTGTCAGTATGTTGCAG GAAGACGAGAAATTTTTGTCTGAAGTTTTTGCACAATTAACAGATGAAGCTACAGATGATGACAAGCGATGTGAATTG GTTAACTTTTTCAAGGAATTCTGCGCATTTTCTCAGACGTTACAACCTCAAAACAgagatgcatttttcaaaactttggCAAAGTTGGGAATTCTTCCAGCTCTTGAAATTGTAATG gGAATGGATGATCTGCAAGTTAGATCTGCTGCTACAGATATATTTTCTTATCTGGTAGAATTTAGTCCATCCATGGTCCGAGAATTTGTAATGCAAGAGGCCCAGCAGAGTGATGAT GATATCCTCCTCATCAATGTGGTCATTGAGCAGATGATCTGCGATACTGATCCTGAACTTGGGGGAGCCGTTCAGTTAATGGGCCTTTTGCGTACTCTGATAGACCCAGAGAATATGTTGGCCACAGCTaatgtaagaaaatacaaaggg aaaacagaaaaaagtgaatttctCAATTTCTTCTACAACCATTGTATGCACGTCCTTACTGCACCGCTACTGGCTAATACATCGGAAGATAAATGTGAAAAAG ATGCAGTAGTTGGGTCCACTAAGAGTAATACAGTTTGTCCTG ATAATTATCAAACGGCACAACTACTTGCCTTAATTTTGGAGCTGCTTACTTTTTGTGTGGAACACCACACGTATCACATCAAGAATTACATTATGAACAAAGATTTGCTAAGAAGAGTACTGGTCTTGATGAATTCAAAACACACATTTCTGGCCTTGT GCGCTCTTCGCTTTATGAGGAGAATAATTGGTCTAAAAGATGAATTTTATAACCGTTATATCACCAAGGGAAACCTGTTTGAACCAGTTATAAATGCTCTGTTGGATAATGGAACTAGATACAATCTGCTCAACTCTGCTGTGATTGAGCTGTTTGAATTCATCAGAGTG GAAGATATCAAGTCCCTTATTGCACATATAGTTGAAAACTTTTATAATGCACTTGAATCTATCGAATATGTTCAGACATTCAAGGGACTGAAGACAAAATACGAGCAAGAAAAAGACcgacaaaaccagaaactgaaCAG CAATAGATTTCGCAGAGATGCAAGAGCCTTagaggaggatgaagaaatGTGGTTCAATGAAGACGAAGAGGAAGAAGGTGAAGCTGTTGTGCCTCCAATTGAGAAGTCAAAACAGGAGGATGATTTTCCAGATAGCTATGAAAAATTTATGGAAACTAAAAAAG CTAAGGAGAGTGAAGACAAAGAGAATCTTCCAAAAAGGACTTCAGCTGGGGGATTCAAATTCACTTTTTCCCACTCAGCCAGCGCAGCCAATGGTGCAAACGGTGCAAACAGTAAATCCATGGCAGCTCAGACGTCACCAGCAAGCTCCAACGGCTCCTCTTCAAAGAACACAACCCTGACCACAACGGTGACAGCCACCAAG GGAAGTCTAGTTGGCCTAGTGGATTATCctgatgatgaagatgatgatgaagaagAGGAGGCATCTCCAAGGAAAAGACCACGTCTGGGTTCATAA
- the PPP4R3B gene encoding serine/threonine-protein phosphatase 4 regulatory subunit 3B isoform X5: MSDTRRRVKVYTLNEDRQWDDRGTGHVSSTYVERLKGMSLLVRAESDGSLLLESKINPNTAYQKQQDTLIVWSEAENYDLALSFQEKAGCDEIWEKICQVQGKDPSVEVTQDLIESEEEHIEEMPETSPLIDLPTCELNKLEEIADLVTSVLSSPIRREKLALALENEGYIKKLLQLFQVCENLENTEGLHHLYEIIRGILFLNKATLFEVMFSDECIMDVVGCLEYDPSLAQPKRHREFLTKTAKFKEVIPITDSELRQKIHQTYRVQYIQDIILPTPSVFEENFLSTLTSFIFFNKVEIVSMLQEDEKFLSEVFAQLTDEATDDDKRCELVNFFKEFCAFSQTLQPQNRDAFFKTLAKLGILPALEIVMGMDDLQVRSAATDIFSYLVEFSPSMVREFVMQEAQQSDDDILLINVVIEQMICDTDPELGGAVQLMGLLRTLIDPENMLATANVRKYKGKTEKSEFLNFFYNHCMHVLTAPLLANTSEDKCEKDAVVGSTKSNTVCPDNYQTAQLLALILELLTFCVEHHTYHIKNYIMNKDLLRRVLVLMNSKHTFLALCALRFMRRIIGLKDEFYNRYITKGNLFEPVINALLDNGTRYNLLNSAVIELFEFIRVEDIKSLIAHIVENFYNALESIEYVQTFKGLKTKYEQEKDRQNQKLNSVPSILRSNRFRRDARALEEDEEMWFNEDEEEEGEAVVPPIEKSKQEDDFPDSYEKFMETKKASAANGANGANSKSMAAQTSPASSNGSSSKNTTLTTTVTATKGSLVGLVDYPDDEDDDEEEEASPRKRPRLGS, from the exons GTTCGTTACTGTTAGAATCGAAGATAAATCCAAATACTGCATATCAAAAACAGCAG GACACCCTGATTGTTTggtcagaagcagaaaattatgATTTAGCACtgagttttcaagaaaaagctGGCTGTGATGAAATCTGGGAAAAAATCTGTCAG GTTCAAGGTAAAGATCCTTCAGTGGAAGTCACGCAGGACCTTATTGAGTCAGAAGAGGAACACATAGAAGAAATGCCTGAAACTAGTCCTTTGATTGACCTTCCTACTTGTGAACTCAACAAACTTGAAGAGATTGCTGACCTAGTTACCTCTGTTCTCTCCTCACCCATCCGTAGAGAAAAGCTAGCGCTGGCCTTGGAGAATGAAGGCTATATTAAAAAACTACTACAGCTTTTCCAGGTCTGCGAGAATCTGGAGAACACCGAAGGCTTACATCATCTGTATGAAATCATTAGAGGAATTTTGTTCCTCAACAAAGCAACTCTGTTTGAGGTGATGTTTTCCGATGAGTGTATTATGGATGTTGTTGGATGCCTTGAGTATGATCCTTCCTTGGCTCAGCCAAAACGGCACAGGGAGTTCTTGaccaaaacagcaaaatttaagGAGGTTATTCCTATAACAGACTCTGAACTCAGGCAAAAAATCCACCAGACTTACAGGGTACAATATATTCAGGACATCATCTTACCGACACCATCTGTTTTTgaagagaattttctttctaccctcacttcctttattttcttcaacaaaGTTGAGATTGTCAGTATGTTGCAG GAAGACGAGAAATTTTTGTCTGAAGTTTTTGCACAATTAACAGATGAAGCTACAGATGATGACAAGCGATGTGAATTG GTTAACTTTTTCAAGGAATTCTGCGCATTTTCTCAGACGTTACAACCTCAAAACAgagatgcatttttcaaaactttggCAAAGTTGGGAATTCTTCCAGCTCTTGAAATTGTAATG gGAATGGATGATCTGCAAGTTAGATCTGCTGCTACAGATATATTTTCTTATCTGGTAGAATTTAGTCCATCCATGGTCCGAGAATTTGTAATGCAAGAGGCCCAGCAGAGTGATGAT GATATCCTCCTCATCAATGTGGTCATTGAGCAGATGATCTGCGATACTGATCCTGAACTTGGGGGAGCCGTTCAGTTAATGGGCCTTTTGCGTACTCTGATAGACCCAGAGAATATGTTGGCCACAGCTaatgtaagaaaatacaaaggg aaaacagaaaaaagtgaatttctCAATTTCTTCTACAACCATTGTATGCACGTCCTTACTGCACCGCTACTGGCTAATACATCGGAAGATAAATGTGAAAAAG ATGCAGTAGTTGGGTCCACTAAGAGTAATACAGTTTGTCCTG ATAATTATCAAACGGCACAACTACTTGCCTTAATTTTGGAGCTGCTTACTTTTTGTGTGGAACACCACACGTATCACATCAAGAATTACATTATGAACAAAGATTTGCTAAGAAGAGTACTGGTCTTGATGAATTCAAAACACACATTTCTGGCCTTGT GCGCTCTTCGCTTTATGAGGAGAATAATTGGTCTAAAAGATGAATTTTATAACCGTTATATCACCAAGGGAAACCTGTTTGAACCAGTTATAAATGCTCTGTTGGATAATGGAACTAGATACAATCTGCTCAACTCTGCTGTGATTGAGCTGTTTGAATTCATCAGAGTG GAAGATATCAAGTCCCTTATTGCACATATAGTTGAAAACTTTTATAATGCACTTGAATCTATCGAATATGTTCAGACATTCAAGGGACTGAAGACAAAATACGAGCAAGAAAAAGACcgacaaaaccagaaactgaaCAG TGTTCCATCTATATTGCGTAGCAATAGATTTCGCAGAGATGCAAGAGCCTTagaggaggatgaagaaatGTGGTTCAATGAAGACGAAGAGGAAGAAGGTGAAGCTGTTGTGCCTCCAATTGAGAAGTCAAAACAGGAGGATGATTTTCCAGATAGCTATGAAAAATTTATGGAAACTAAAAAAG CCAGCGCAGCCAATGGTGCAAACGGTGCAAACAGTAAATCCATGGCAGCTCAGACGTCACCAGCAAGCTCCAACGGCTCCTCTTCAAAGAACACAACCCTGACCACAACGGTGACAGCCACCAAG GGAAGTCTAGTTGGCCTAGTGGATTATCctgatgatgaagatgatgatgaagaagAGGAGGCATCTCCAAGGAAAAGACCACGTCTGGGTTCATAA